Proteins encoded together in one Candidatus Bathyarchaeota archaeon window:
- a CDS encoding GNAT family N-acetyltransferase encodes MKPYFMVRKYQIGDRAQCRGLWRELTEWHREIYEDPTIGGEHPEDYFDEHLAKVGPDRLWVAIHDSEVVGLAGLIVKGEEAEMEPLIVSKARRGKGIGKQLVKTVVSVARNLGVRFLSVKPVARNVQAVKFFYGQGFKNLGHIELCLDFCEYAWKPGFQFFECDFSF; translated from the coding sequence ATGAAGCCGTATTTTATGGTCCGTAAATATCAAATTGGTGATAGAGCGCAATGTCGTGGTTTATGGAGAGAGCTAACGGAGTGGCATCGCGAGATCTATGAAGACCCTACCATTGGTGGAGAGCACCCCGAGGATTATTTTGATGAGCATTTAGCGAAGGTTGGGCCAGATCGACTTTGGGTTGCCATCCACGACTCTGAGGTGGTTGGGCTTGCAGGATTAATTGTCAAAGGTGAAGAAGCTGAAATGGAACCGCTTATAGTAAGTAAAGCCCGCCGCGGCAAAGGTATAGGGAAGCAATTAGTGAAAACAGTTGTTTCCGTAGCACGCAATTTGGGAGTGAGATTTCTCAGCGTCAAGCCTGTGGCGCGAAATGTTCAAGCAGTAAAATTCTTTTATGGGCAAGGCTTCAAGAATCTCGGGCACATAGAACTATGCTTAGACTTTTGCGAGTACGCGTGGAAGCCGGGCTTTCAATTCTTTGAGTGCGACTTCAGCTTTTAG
- a CDS encoding OsmC family protein translates to MPKIVTRTRLIENVRTIVDNSRTHSVVCDLPIDKRGEDTGPTALELAIMGLGDCAATIFADVAKQSEIEITNLEVTAEAEKPADSPKLSSVKLKIHVSAKARKQLLEAAWRRTEANCPVVAIFKEAIPVTVELEIETVE, encoded by the coding sequence ATGCCAAAAATCGTGACAAGAACTCGACTTATAGAAAATGTTCGCACAATAGTTGACAACTCTAGGACTCACAGCGTTGTTTGCGATCTACCGATTGATAAGAGAGGTGAGGATACCGGACCAACAGCGTTAGAGCTAGCAATAATGGGGCTGGGGGACTGTGCCGCTACAATATTTGCAGACGTAGCCAAACAAAGCGAAATTGAAATTACAAACCTCGAAGTGACAGCAGAAGCCGAAAAGCCCGCAGACTCGCCAAAACTAAGTAGCGTTAAGCTCAAAATTCACGTTTCTGCTAAGGCAAGAAAACAGTTGCTTGAAGCTGCTTGGAGGAGAACCGAAGCAAACTGCCCTGTAGTAGCGATATTCAAAGAAGCAATACCTGTAACAGTTGAATTGGAAATAGAGACTGTAGAATGA
- a CDS encoding AbrB/MazE/SpoVT family DNA-binding domain-containing protein — protein sequence MTNEEEKAFTVYVRVEGRITIPKEVRDALKLKKGNLVECRVRRVR from the coding sequence TTGACCAACGAAGAAGAAAAAGCGTTCACAGTGTATGTGCGAGTTGAGGGAAGAATAACTATTCCTAAAGAGGTTAGGGACGCGTTGAAACTAAAGAAAGGCAACTTGGTGGAGTGTCGGGTTAGAAGAGTTAGGTGA
- a CDS encoding glycosyltransferase family 2 protein translates to MSLFTVLLIVLSAVVYSWALYNLPVLIVGIRSFRRDGAKKQSFGRKAVFEKNLPTFSVVIPAKNEESVLPRLLGALLKQNYPRKKVEVIVVEDGSTDATLEVCEKYVKDFGGRLKIVRGGDSTGKPSALNRALRISSGDIIAVFDADNVPEQDALLNAAKHFQDETIAALQGRTFTLNSGVNMLTKFVSYEEAVWFEGYLKGKDTLNLFVHLKGSCQFIRRSVLESLGGWSEKHLSEDMEMSARLTQKGHRIKYAGDVQSWQESPETLVQMFRQRIRWFRGSMEVAFKYGRLMERPSLRVFDAEVTLLGPFVLIISLLSYILGPLVFYQLDSSVVFAITLVGWGLLTGSIVAGALALLYTTRPRRIKDLLWLPFIYAYWSFQVFLATWALIKILCRAPKEWNRTPKTGVIAVAGSALPDCLVVSSCAERRQSLDAAGKPFG, encoded by the coding sequence ATGAGTTTGTTTACTGTTCTCTTAATTGTATTGTCTGCCGTGGTTTATTCTTGGGCGCTTTACAACTTGCCCGTGTTGATAGTTGGAATTAGAAGTTTCCGCCGTGATGGAGCTAAGAAGCAATCTTTTGGGCGAAAGGCGGTGTTCGAGAAGAATCTTCCTACGTTCTCAGTTGTTATTCCAGCGAAGAATGAAGAATCTGTTCTTCCTCGATTGTTAGGTGCTCTCTTAAAGCAAAATTATCCAAGGAAAAAAGTTGAAGTAATCGTGGTGGAGGATGGTTCAACTGATGCTACATTAGAAGTTTGTGAGAAGTATGTGAAGGATTTTGGTGGGCGGTTAAAGATAGTCCGTGGGGGAGATTCCACTGGGAAACCTTCTGCTTTGAATCGAGCATTGAGAATCTCTAGCGGCGATATAATAGCTGTGTTTGACGCAGATAATGTGCCAGAGCAAGATGCTTTGCTTAATGCCGCGAAGCATTTTCAAGATGAGACAATTGCTGCTCTTCAAGGTAGAACGTTTACGTTGAATTCAGGTGTTAACATGCTCACGAAGTTTGTGTCTTACGAAGAGGCTGTGTGGTTTGAGGGTTATCTGAAGGGAAAGGACACTTTGAACTTGTTTGTTCATTTGAAGGGGAGCTGCCAGTTCATTCGTAGAAGCGTTTTGGAGAGCCTTGGAGGATGGAGTGAGAAGCATCTTTCAGAGGATATGGAGATGTCTGCGCGGCTTACGCAGAAAGGGCATCGAATTAAGTACGCAGGTGATGTTCAGTCGTGGCAGGAGAGTCCGGAAACCTTAGTTCAGATGTTTCGTCAGAGAATTAGGTGGTTTAGAGGGTCTATGGAAGTTGCCTTTAAGTATGGGCGTTTAATGGAGAGACCTAGTTTAAGAGTTTTTGATGCTGAAGTAACGCTTTTGGGACCTTTTGTGCTGATTATTTCGCTTTTAAGCTACATACTGGGCCCCTTAGTTTTCTACCAGTTGGACAGTTCGGTTGTCTTCGCTATAACTTTGGTCGGGTGGGGCCTTCTAACAGGTTCAATTGTGGCTGGGGCTCTGGCGTTGCTGTACACCACAAGGCCGAGAAGAATTAAGGATTTGCTGTGGCTTCCTTTTATATACGCTTACTGGTCGTTCCAGGTTTTCTTGGCAACTTGGGCTTTGATAAAGATTCTTTGCAGGGCGCCAAAGGAGTGGAATCGAACGCCGAAGACGGGGGTCATTGCTGTAGCTGGTTCAGCTTTGCCGGATTGTCTTGTTGTCTCGAGTTGTGCGGAGAGAAGGCAGTCTCTCGATGCCGCTGGGAAACCGTTTGGATGA
- a CDS encoding 6-phosphofructokinase — protein sequence MKVGVLSGGGDAPGINAVIRAVVRKAIQEHGYETVGIKDGWRGLVDGDFVPLDLKATSGMLPRGGSILGTSRTNPFKREDGWRRILENVEKYGIGAVVVIGGDDTLGVAHKMYEKGLPCVGVPKTIDNDLAATDYTFGFHTAVSIACEALDRLHTTAEAHHRVIILEVMGRHTGWIALWAGLAGGADAILIPEKPFDVGKVCGYIRRRQKRGRNFSLIVAAEGAKPKGGKEIVYSSGVDEFGHARLGGIGYYLGREIEKRMGVETRVVVLGHIQRGGSPIAFDRVLATRYGIAAIDLVHEGRFGRMVALQGNEVVSVPFKDVVGKRKTVDLKLYEIAEVFFG from the coding sequence ATGAAGGTTGGAGTTTTAAGCGGCGGAGGGGACGCTCCTGGGATTAATGCTGTAATTAGGGCTGTCGTTAGGAAGGCAATTCAGGAGCATGGCTATGAAACTGTTGGAATTAAAGATGGGTGGCGGGGTCTGGTTGACGGTGATTTTGTTCCTTTAGATTTGAAGGCAACTTCAGGGATGCTTCCTCGCGGGGGTTCTATTCTGGGGACTTCGAGGACTAATCCTTTTAAGCGTGAGGATGGGTGGCGGCGTATTCTGGAGAACGTTGAGAAGTATGGGATTGGCGCGGTGGTTGTTATTGGCGGAGATGATACTTTGGGAGTGGCGCATAAGATGTATGAGAAGGGGCTTCCGTGTGTGGGTGTTCCCAAGACGATCGATAATGACTTGGCTGCAACTGATTACACTTTTGGTTTTCATACGGCAGTTTCAATTGCGTGTGAAGCTCTTGACAGGCTTCATACTACTGCGGAGGCTCATCATCGGGTGATAATTCTTGAGGTGATGGGTAGGCATACTGGGTGGATTGCGTTGTGGGCTGGGCTTGCTGGGGGCGCGGATGCTATTTTGATTCCTGAGAAGCCTTTTGATGTTGGTAAGGTGTGTGGGTATATTAGGCGAAGACAGAAGCGGGGTAGAAACTTTAGTTTAATTGTTGCTGCTGAGGGTGCGAAGCCTAAGGGGGGTAAAGAGATTGTTTACAGCAGCGGCGTGGACGAGTTTGGGCATGCTAGACTTGGCGGTATTGGCTATTATCTTGGGAGGGAGATTGAGAAGAGGATGGGTGTTGAGACGAGGGTTGTGGTTCTTGGGCATATTCAACGAGGGGGGTCTCCTATAGCTTTTGACAGAGTTTTAGCTACTCGATATGGAATTGCCGCCATCGACCTTGTTCATGAAGGAAGGTTTGGGCGGATGGTTGCTCTTCAGGGAAATGAGGTTGTTTCTGTTCCTTTCAAGGATGTTGTTGGTAAGCGAAAGACTGTTGATTTGAAGCTTTATGAAATAGCAGAGGTGTTTTTCGGCTAA
- the fba gene encoding class II fructose-1,6-bisphosphate aldolase, protein MLVTNKEIMSVAAARGYGVGAFNINNLETVLAITEATVEEKSPVIIAVTPSAIKYGGLEYLASIVKAAARTVPQSMSLHLDHGKDVETVVKCIDVGFTSVMIDASHLSFEENVAVTKTVVGLAHPKGVAVEAELGRLAGVEESTVEEKDAVLTDPDAAKDFVERTGVDALAVAIGTSHGAYKFKGKPELDFERLKAIRERVDVLLVLHGASSVPSWIIEKATKYGAELAGAKGIPEEHIKKAVSLGVSKINIDTDLRLAFTGAVREVLATSPKQYDPRKILGPAKEAMKMVVKGKMRLFGSSGKAQ, encoded by the coding sequence ATGCTTGTTACAAACAAAGAAATTATGTCAGTTGCTGCCGCTAGAGGTTATGGCGTCGGCGCTTTTAACATAAACAACCTTGAAACAGTGTTAGCTATTACTGAAGCAACAGTTGAGGAAAAATCGCCAGTCATCATCGCGGTAACTCCGAGCGCCATCAAATATGGTGGGTTAGAATATTTGGCTTCAATAGTGAAAGCCGCGGCGAGAACCGTTCCCCAATCTATGTCCTTACATCTTGACCATGGAAAAGATGTAGAGACAGTGGTTAAGTGTATTGATGTGGGTTTCACTTCGGTGATGATTGATGCGTCTCATCTGAGTTTTGAAGAGAACGTTGCCGTGACTAAGACGGTTGTAGGGTTGGCTCATCCGAAGGGAGTCGCGGTTGAGGCAGAGCTTGGAAGGCTGGCGGGTGTGGAGGAGTCGACGGTTGAGGAGAAGGATGCGGTGCTGACAGATCCCGATGCGGCCAAAGATTTTGTGGAACGTACAGGGGTGGATGCTTTGGCGGTTGCAATTGGTACTTCGCATGGAGCTTACAAGTTCAAGGGGAAGCCGGAGCTGGATTTTGAAAGGTTGAAGGCTATTCGGGAGCGGGTGGATGTTTTGCTGGTTTTGCATGGGGCTTCTAGTGTTCCTTCGTGGATAATTGAGAAGGCTACGAAGTATGGGGCAGAATTGGCTGGGGCTAAGGGGATACCGGAGGAGCATATTAAGAAGGCTGTTTCTTTGGGGGTTTCAAAGATTAATATTGACACTGACTTGAGGTTGGCTTTTACTGGTGCGGTTCGTGAGGTCTTGGCTACTTCGCCGAAGCAGTATGATCCGAGGAAGATTTTGGGTCCGGCAAAGGAAGCGATGAAGATGGTTGTTAAGGGTAAGATGAGGTTGTTCGGGAGTTCAGGTAAGGCGCAGTGA
- a CDS encoding PadR family transcriptional regulator produces MAQKIVEELRGRTIKSFLDILILSQLSEVTMSGYDLIALIHKKFDYLVSSGTVYSTLYSMERNGLIKGSYDERRRIYVLTKKGMEDLQSIKRANGEIRNLIRNILQLKTA; encoded by the coding sequence TTGGCACAAAAAATAGTGGAAGAATTACGTGGAAGAACAATCAAAAGTTTCTTAGACATACTAATCCTGTCGCAGCTAAGCGAGGTTACAATGAGCGGGTATGACCTCATAGCCTTAATCCACAAAAAATTCGATTATCTAGTGAGCTCAGGCACAGTTTACTCCACACTGTATTCGATGGAAAGAAACGGCCTAATCAAAGGATCCTACGATGAACGAAGAAGGATTTACGTGCTAACAAAGAAGGGCATGGAAGACTTACAAAGCATCAAACGAGCAAATGGAGAAATTAGAAACCTCATAAGAAATATCTTACAACTCAAGACAGCTTAA